From a region of the Pseudanabaena sp. PCC 7367 genome:
- the istA gene encoding IS21 family transposase: MSGQYIKQYQVQVYKKAREVGCNQNESAEIAGISVRSGSRIEQGKHQPKSKGERDWRTRRDPLSGVWEEELEPMLRREPRLEAMTLYEYLAEHYPGQYEQQLRTLQRRVQVWKSIHGKPQEVMFEIRHQPGEMGLSDFTELKQVEVTIKGKQYEHLLYHYRLAYSGWQYVQVIEGGESFIGLSEGLQNALHACGGVPKQHRTDNLSAAYRNMAGKRHKPLTQFYAELCEHYGMSPSRNNPGVAHENGSIESPHGHFKRRLRQALYLRGSFEFESVSAYQEFIEQVVAKLNCKCSAKFAEEKVTLQPLPRYRCADYEELTVRVTCHSTISVRCILYTVPSRLIGRQLNIHIYHNRLVGYLGQQQVVELPRLRVHGSAKIRRARCINYRHVIDSLRRKPRAFIYCTWQQDLLPNQQWRQLWQRLQADFEIDNAARIMVEALYIAAKHDRETTVADYLETQLQQGTLSLKALQQQFLLPQQQLSVPQLNVQQHSLSAYDQLLETKPEQYSEPDTQTATTLAHAPTLADYRAEGHPTALGLRPVLARSVRIGTGLSPTESDQTSSR, encoded by the coding sequence GTGTCAGGTCAATATATAAAACAATATCAAGTGCAAGTGTACAAGAAAGCACGAGAGGTCGGCTGCAATCAAAATGAGTCAGCCGAGATTGCCGGCATATCAGTCCGTAGCGGCAGCCGTATTGAGCAAGGCAAACACCAGCCCAAGAGTAAAGGTGAGCGAGATTGGCGCACCCGCCGAGATCCGCTATCAGGAGTGTGGGAGGAAGAGCTAGAGCCAATGCTTCGACGTGAGCCTCGTCTAGAGGCGATGACATTGTATGAATATCTAGCCGAGCATTATCCAGGCCAATATGAGCAACAATTGCGTACCTTACAAAGGCGAGTGCAGGTATGGAAAAGTATCCATGGCAAACCGCAGGAGGTAATGTTTGAGATCCGCCATCAGCCCGGCGAAATGGGTCTATCAGATTTTACCGAGCTCAAACAGGTGGAAGTTACCATCAAAGGGAAACAATATGAGCACCTGCTGTACCACTACCGTCTGGCCTACAGTGGCTGGCAATATGTGCAGGTAATCGAGGGTGGCGAGAGCTTTATCGGCTTGTCTGAAGGATTACAGAATGCGCTGCATGCCTGTGGTGGTGTACCAAAGCAGCATCGCACCGATAATTTGAGTGCTGCCTATCGGAATATGGCGGGCAAACGGCATAAACCACTAACCCAATTCTATGCCGAGCTATGTGAACACTATGGCATGAGTCCAAGTCGCAATAACCCAGGCGTGGCTCATGAAAATGGCTCCATCGAATCTCCCCATGGACATTTCAAGCGCCGGTTGCGCCAAGCTCTGTATTTGCGTGGCAGCTTTGAGTTTGAGTCAGTGAGTGCATATCAAGAATTTATCGAGCAGGTGGTTGCCAAGCTCAATTGTAAATGCAGCGCCAAGTTTGCCGAGGAAAAAGTAACCCTACAACCACTACCGAGATATCGCTGTGCCGATTACGAAGAATTGACGGTGCGGGTGACCTGCCACAGCACCATTTCGGTGCGCTGCATTCTTTACACGGTGCCATCAAGACTGATTGGCAGGCAGCTGAATATTCATATCTATCACAACCGCCTGGTCGGTTATTTGGGGCAGCAACAAGTGGTGGAACTACCCCGTTTGCGAGTACATGGGTCAGCCAAAATCCGCCGTGCTCGCTGTATTAACTACCGCCATGTAATTGATAGCCTCAGGCGTAAACCCCGTGCCTTTATTTACTGCACCTGGCAGCAAGACCTATTGCCTAATCAACAATGGCGGCAGCTGTGGCAGAGGTTACAGGCTGATTTTGAAATCGATAATGCAGCGCGCATCATGGTTGAAGCCCTCTATATTGCTGCCAAGCACGATAGAGAAACTACAGTGGCCGACTATCTTGAAACCCAACTGCAGCAGGGCACTCTCAGCCTGAAGGCTCTACAGCAACAGTTCCTACTACCCCAGCAGCAATTGAGCGTACCTCAACTAAACGTACAACAACATTCGCTTTCAGCCTATGACCAACTCCTCGAAACCAAACCCGAACAATACTCTGAGCCTGATACTCAAACAGCTACGACTCTCGCACATGCTCCAACATTGGCAGACTATCGAGCAGAAGGCCACCCAACAGCATTGGGCTTACGACCGGTTCTTGCTCGCTCTGTGCGAATTGGAACTGGATTATCGCCAACAGAATCGGATCAAACGAGCTCTCGCTGA
- the istB gene encoding IS21-like element helper ATPase IstB, translating to MEQKATQQHWAYDRFLLALCELELDYRQQNRIKRALAEAKLPTGKSFTSFDFEHCPSFKSAPLIQLAQDTAWLDRAENCLLFGPSGVGKTHLAAALGRSMIEMGKRVKFFSAYALLQHLQQAKLQLQLASILAKLDRFDLLIIDDLGYVKKSEAETSVLFELIAHRYERKSLIITANQPFSQWDHIFADDMMTVAAVDRLIHHALIVEIHADSFRKRNAVERSQK from the coding sequence ATCGAGCAGAAGGCCACCCAACAGCATTGGGCTTACGACCGGTTCTTGCTCGCTCTGTGCGAATTGGAACTGGATTATCGCCAACAGAATCGGATCAAACGAGCTCTCGCTGAGGCTAAATTACCTACTGGTAAAAGCTTTACCTCTTTCGATTTTGAACATTGCCCTAGTTTCAAATCAGCGCCACTGATCCAACTGGCACAAGATACGGCCTGGTTGGATAGGGCCGAAAACTGCTTGCTATTTGGACCTTCCGGGGTCGGTAAAACTCATCTTGCTGCTGCGCTCGGGCGCTCGATGATTGAAATGGGCAAACGGGTTAAGTTCTTCTCGGCCTATGCTTTGCTACAACATCTACAGCAAGCCAAACTACAACTTCAGCTTGCCTCTATCCTTGCCAAACTTGACCGCTTTGATTTACTCATTATTGATGATCTTGGCTATGTCAAAAAATCTGAGGCTGAAACTTCCGTCCTGTTTGAGCTGATTGCTCATCGTTATGAACGCAAAAGCCTCATCATTACTGCTAATCAGCCTTTCTCGCAATGGGATCACATCTTTGCCGATGACATGATGACTGTTGCTGCCGTTGACCGCCTCATTCATCATGCTCTCATTGTTGAAATTCATGCTGATAGTTTCCGTAAACGCAACGCTGTTGAGCGCTCGCAAAAATAA
- a CDS encoding type II toxin-antitoxin system RelE/ParE family toxin, which produces MGDSRKRLKEFPKDVQVTMGGALMIAQYGGMADNVKPLKGFGSGVFEIVDRYDKNAYRLVYAVQIGEQIYVLHAFQKKSKQGISTPKADLDLIKRRYKDAQEAAKHDR; this is translated from the coding sequence ATGGGGGACTCCAGAAAAAGGCTCAAAGAGTTTCCTAAGGATGTTCAGGTCACCATGGGCGGTGCATTGATGATTGCCCAGTATGGGGGCATGGCTGATAATGTTAAGCCACTCAAAGGTTTTGGCAGTGGTGTATTTGAGATTGTCGATCGCTATGACAAAAATGCTTATCGGTTGGTCTATGCCGTCCAAATTGGTGAGCAGATATATGTTTTACATGCTTTTCAGAAAAAGTCAAAGCAAGGCATATCAACGCCAAAAGCAGATTTGGATCTGATTAAACGCCGTTACAAGGATGCACAGGAGGCCGCAAAACATGACCGTTGA